One part of the Magallana gigas chromosome 5, xbMagGiga1.1, whole genome shotgun sequence genome encodes these proteins:
- the LOC105327784 gene encoding cholecystokinin receptor type A, whose translation MGIQNITNKTENDVDIYTLNSLRAEFLTVNTVILGVYLVIGVLGNSLVFYIYKCCITKHRTDRFFIPYLAVSDALSCIVGSGFGLALNLLPIRFSGDALCKGLWFLTKWSTLVSALMLLLIAIERYKKVCKPFGPQMTPLAKQLSIIALFVLSAILTFPTVFFHGEISFPARGTSHLTGYRCGRNTFLTGLEGYFTIYNVVLAAVAFTGITAVTILYVFVGKTIYKQTKFRSRFASSPRKSYISPKSDSGVVSDGNDDVFLENSVKENEENKARKDSADSFYSTDDELESTDADLPRKKSSNNPRKKSIISHVYTVPQVLRKFKISILFMCITLVFILTFTPRLVIMISEATNKGYWSGLTDNQIRASLFFYRFYIVNNIVNPFLYAAFDSRFKQEIKKRLSCFKKT comes from the exons ATGGGTATACAGAATATCACAAACAAGACTGAGAATGATGTTGATATCTATACGCTGAACAGTCTACGAGCCGAGTTTTTGACTGTCAACACCGTCATTTTAGGCGTATATCTGGTAATCGGAGTGCTCGGAAACTCTTTAGtgttttacatttacaaatgttgCATCACCAAGCACCGCACGGATCggtttttcattccatatctagCGGTATCGGATGCTCTGTCGTGTATTGTTGGAAGTGGATTTGGTCTAGCTTTAAATCTGTTACCCATCCGATTTTCAGGAGATGCTTTGTGTAAAGGCCTTTGGTTTCTCACAAAATGGTCCACCTTGGTCTCAGCACTGATGCTTTTATTGATTGCCATAGAACGATACAAGAAAGTTTGCAAACCATTTGGACCACAGATGACGCCACTTGCTAAACAGCTTTCCATTATTGCGTTATTCGTTCTGTCTGCTATTTTAACCTTTCCAACAGTATTTTTTCATGGTGAAATTTCATTTCCTGCAAGGGGTACTTCTCATCTTacag GATACAGATGTGGGCGAAATACTTTTCTTACAGGTCTGGAAGGATACTTCACAATATATAATGTTGTTCTAGCTGCTGTTGCTTTCACTGGTATCACAGCAGTTACAATTCTATACGTCTTTGTCGGGAAAACTATTTACAAACAAACCAAATTTCGGAGTCGATTTGCATCATCTCCAAGGAAGAGTTATATTTCACCGAAGTCCGACTCGGGAGTTGTATCTGATGGTAACGATGACGTTTTCCTGGAGAATTCAgtaaaagaaaatgaagaaaacaaagcACGAAAAGACTCGGCCGATTCTTTTTATTCCACAGATGACGAACTAGAGAGCACGGATGCTGATCTCCCCAGGAAAAAAAGCAGCAACAACCCAAGAAAGAAAAGCATCATCAGCCATGTTTACACCGTTCCGCAAGTTCTCAGAAAATTCAAAATCTCAATTCTGTTTATGTGCATTACCCTTGTGTTTATTTTGACTTTCACTCCCAGACTGGTCATCATGATTTCAGAGGCAACAAACAAGGGCTATTGGAGTGGACTCACTGACAACCAAATAAGAGCATCTCTCTTTTTCTATAGATTTTATATTGTGAACAATATTGTAAACCCCTTTTTATATGCTGCTTTTGATTCAAGATTTAAGCAGGAAATTAAGAAAAGGTTatcctgttttaaaaaaacatag